The following proteins come from a genomic window of Corynebacterium crudilactis:
- a CDS encoding IclR family transcriptional regulator domain-containing protein, translating into MVEQSPDFVQSFARGLSVIRSFSADNPDQTLSEVASQTGLSRATARRFLHTLTDLGYAVNIDSRFQLTPHVLELGASYLSALSLPAIAQPRLELLSRQIGESSSMSVLDGSDIIYVCRVPVRRIMTVNITIGTRFPAYATSMGRILLASLPDEELNEMLAAAPPEQLTTRSLTTVAAIREEIEATRERGWSLVDQELEPGLRSLAAPIANGKGEVVAAINVSTQSASHSVEDIRKIVLPQLLETAQTISADLASL; encoded by the coding sequence ATGGTCGAACAATCACCGGATTTCGTACAATCATTTGCCCGTGGCTTATCCGTGATTCGAAGTTTTAGCGCAGATAATCCCGATCAAACATTGTCTGAAGTTGCCAGCCAAACCGGCCTCTCCCGGGCCACAGCCAGGCGCTTTCTCCACACACTGACAGACCTTGGCTATGCGGTAAACATAGACTCCCGCTTCCAGCTCACACCACATGTTTTAGAGCTCGGCGCCAGCTACCTCTCCGCACTGTCATTACCTGCAATTGCACAGCCCCGCCTGGAACTCCTCTCCCGCCAGATCGGCGAATCAAGCTCCATGTCAGTGCTTGATGGAAGTGACATCATCTACGTATGCCGCGTTCCAGTACGTCGCATAATGACGGTCAATATCACCATCGGCACCCGCTTCCCTGCCTACGCAACCTCCATGGGTCGCATCCTATTAGCCAGCTTGCCGGATGAAGAATTGAACGAGATGCTCGCCGCAGCACCCCCGGAGCAACTAACCACCCGGTCATTGACCACCGTTGCGGCGATCCGAGAAGAGATCGAAGCTACCCGCGAAAGGGGGTGGTCGTTGGTGGATCAAGAACTCGAACCAGGTTTAAGATCACTTGCAGCCCCCATTGCCAACGGTAAGGGCGAAGTGGTAGCAGCCATCAATGTGTCTACGCAATCAGCGTCCCACTCGGTGGAAGATATCCGGAAGATCGTGCTCCCACAGCTTCTTGAAACAGCTCAAACAATTTCTGCAGACCTCGCATCCCTTTAG